A single genomic interval of Ischnura elegans chromosome 3, ioIscEleg1.1, whole genome shotgun sequence harbors:
- the LOC124154921 gene encoding uncharacterized protein LOC124154921 — MKPVVLLKRIENTDTILTEIDKQKGRPKKRKRGRPKILDTTREDQLRAAKKKHADNNPDVHQRAVLRYSQLYPNVHREAVKRYAVEHPEVHRKAVQRLHENNPEASRQRRVSNRLRHPELEHLKRHVPIALARKIVERGPIAYWKGIALDDVIPFTLKRTSLWEDDVYQCAHCHARLFEEEKNRKKWCCGEGSYNVQRLPPLDAPFYSKREFRDRSRAYNDLFAFCALEVSGGYRHPSGLSFFKIEGRMYHQLHSLEAPGQKFTTRAGQTQFVNRCRLYIDDGEERKNIAMGRTLKTDVIEEIDHFIRNINPFIEDFRRLSAEPSIDAHLTFEVTSRSTHGPTLGDRQTGIEVHAAMSTEDTGYDPRKLTVWKRGDRRPSSIDLLSPLMEPFQYPLLYPQGNLGWHVGFLDNRGNKLSQLNYSRCLLLTDPRFSHLGRLSQAWQVEMFARYEEERLRFIRFSQTRSSSGRGMRIATLDEILDVGGQQRGQVEQDIHGDETVQGEGGVLPGKVYLPCTFTGGPQYMKVHYENAMGLVSRLGSPTYFLTFTYSAHWEENKKACPYGSKRSDPSTACRIFSIKLGELIRDLRSGAFFGRPSYFVYVIEMQMRGLPHAHIVFKVDGLGPAQAEDIDAVIRADIPSEEEAGGRLRKLVLQHMIHGPCGTDHRTDFPCWDAAKGCCSKFFPKPSCQTTHVDDRGFVQYRRDYSNRGIIHTRRGEISVHDGWVVPYNAALMLKYEAHINLELASTRRVVKYLFKYLMKGGSLQNVTVTPIGLQENEVEQYATKRMVGASDACWRLLEFPISKSEPTVECLPVHLEGKQNVVYRPRERSLTEIASSASSKLIIYFNRPRDTIFDGLTYQSFYEKYMVHTRRPNGDNFYALPDGVHYVTARQRGVKVCRLFWIAPNRGEQYYLRILLMTTPCRGFADLLSRGVGQCRTFQDVARSLGLIEDEEEYADALREASTFMVAHALRSFFVLLCNIGAPAAILWETFKNSLSEDYLERHPENPDAAYSFSLLAIDRGLRRQGSCLKDHGLPFVEDFTTELSREQVQYSRDKQKSIVDEWEPKLSEDQKIFFFHIKALFQDDDRRDRILFLDGPGGYGKTTLIRVILGYARGHGHVALAVASSGIAASNMQGGTTAHSMFRLPFDLGDGTGYWNVSNGSQRADLIRNAKIIIFDEAPMAHHYIFEILDRSLKDLMNNNLPFGGKIFVCSGDFRQIPPVVKKARTPADVSCVSLRSSPMWSSFKIFSLTTPQRTGEFKDYSDFLLQVGNGAIDSISFGEGRLQEVLIPLRGLRVVTSLRQLIEDTFPPCVLSQPELCAKRAILSTINSNVKEINDLVLKSSDGCIHELRSADSVCKENDEDGLHVDIQLLHQATGNGIPDHVLRLKIGSVCLIMRNLNIGEGLVNGTKVIVTAISNRLITVKIPGKTHPIGIPRITFRFPFAEGSPLMILRRQFPLALAYSMTVHKSQGQTIDYVGVDLRTDCFTHGQLYVLLSRVRRPQDIVVLVPQNKVIDGMAYAKNIVFEELLL; from the coding sequence ATGAAACCGGTTGTTCTTCTTAAGCGTATAGAAAATACAGACACTATTCTTACGGAGATTGACAAACAAAAAGGACGTCCGAAGAAGCGCAAACGCGGAAGACCTAAAATACTAGATACTACGAGAGAAGATCAGTTAAGAGCAGCAAAGAAGAAACATGCCGATAACAACCCAGACGTGCACCAGCGGGCTGTTCTTCGCTACAGTCAACTGTATCCGAATGTTCATCGAGAGGCAGTAAAGAGGTACGCAGTTGAACACCCCGAGGTTCATAGGAAAGCCGTTCAACGTCTGCACGAGAATAATCCCGAGGCATCGCGGCAGAGAAGGGTGAGCAATAGGTTGCGTCATCCGGAATTAGAACATTTGAAAAGACACGTACCCATTGCTCTAGCCAGGAAGATAGTAGAACGCGGCCCTATAGCGTACTGGAAAGGAATCGCATTGGACGACGTCATACCGTTTACACTGAAGAGGACATCGCTTTGGGAGGATGACGTGTATCAATGTGCCCACTGCCACGCAAGGCTTTTCGAGGAGGAGAAGAATCGTAAGAAGTGGTGCTGTGGAGAGGGATCGTACAATGTGCAGCGGCTGCCTCCTCTAGACGCACCTTTTTATTCAAAGAGAGAATTCCGGGATAGGTCGCGAGCGTATAACGATCTGTTTGCCTTTTGCGCGCTAGAGGTTAGTGGAGGCTACAGGCACCCCAGTGGACTATCGTTTTTCAAAATAGAAGGAAGGATGTACCACCAACTGCACAGCCTGGAGGCTCCTGGGCAAAAGTTCACCACAAGAGCAGGACAAACTCAGTTCGTCAACCGTTGCCGGCTCTACATCGATGACGGCGAAGAGCGAAAGAATATTGCCATGGGAAGAACGCTGAAAACGGACGTCATCGAAGAAATTGATCACTTCATCCGGAATATCAACCCGTTCATCGAGGATTTCCGACGCTTGAGTGCGGAACCTTCAATCGACGCACACCTAACTTTCGAGGTGACCAGCAGATCCACACACGGCCCGACACTTGGAGATAGGCAAACGGGAATCGAGGTGCACGCCGCAATGAGTACAGAAGACACTGGATACGATCCACGAAAATTGACAGTATGGAAAAGGGGCGATCGAAGACCATCGTCAATCGACCTGTTAAGCCCACTTATGGAGCCTTTTCAGTATCCGCTGCTTTACCCACAGGGGAATTTGGGTTGGCACGTGGGTTTCTTGGACAATCGAGGAAACAAACTCTCCCAACTAAACTACTCAAGATGCCTGCTGCTTACCGATCCTCGATTTTCCCACTTGGGACGTTTATCGCAGGCATGGCAAGTGGAGATGTTCGCTCGGTATGAAGAGGAGCGGCTCCGTTTCATCCGCTTTTCCCAGACGCGATCTTCGTCTGGAAGAGGTATGCGGATCGCAACACTGGATGAAATTTTAGACGTAGGAGGGCAACAACGAGGACAGGTCGAACAGGATATCCACGGCGACGAGACGGTTCAAGGGGAAGGCGGCGTCTTGCCAGGGAAAGTTTACCTGCCGTGCACATTCACCGGAGGACCGCAGTATATGAAGGTCCACTACGAGAACGCCATGGGTCTGGTTTCGCGGTTGGGTTCCCCAACGTATTTCCTGACGTTTACCTACAGTGCTCATTGGGAAGAAAATAAGAAGGCGTGTCCCTACGGAAGTAAGCGCAGTGACCCTTCCACAGCGTGTAGGATATTTAGCATTAAGCTCGGGGAATTGATCAGAGACTTGCGTAGCGGAGCATTTTTCGGGCGCCCCTCCTACTTCGTATACGTCATTGAAATGCAAATGCGGGGCTTGCCGCACGCGCATATAGTTTTCAAGGTAGACGGGTTAGGTCCGGCCCAAGCGGAAGACATCGACGCCGTTATTCGCGCGGATATACCCTCGGAAGAGGAGGCCGGCGGACGACTTAGGAAGTTAGTGTTGCAGCATATGATTCACGGCCCGTGCGGTACAGACCACCGCACCGACTTTCCATGCTGGGATGCGGCAAAGGGTTGTTGCAGTAAATTCTTTCCAAAGCCGTCTTGCCAAACAACCCACGTAGACGATAGAGGGTTCGTTCAGTATAGGCGCGATTACTCGAATCGGGGTATTATTCATACGCGACGCGGGGAAATATCGGTACACGACGGTTGGGTGGTCCCCTACAACGCCGCGTTGATGTTGAAGTACGAGGCCCACATAAACTTAGAACTTGCATCCACTCGCCGCGTAGTTAAGTACTTGTTCAAGTATTTAATGAAGGGAGGGTCACTACAAAACGTCACCGTGACCCCGATTGGTTTGCAAGAGAATGAGGTGGAGCAGTATGCCACTAAGCGCATGGTAGGCGCCAGCGATGCGTGCTGGCGTTTGTTAGAGTTCCCTATTTCCAAATCAGAGCCCACCGTGGAATGCCTACCCGTTCACTTGGAAGGCAAGCAGAACGTCGTATACAGGCCTCGTGAACGCAGTTTAACAGAGATCGCATCGTCCGCTTCatccaaattaataatttactttaATCGTCCGCGCGACACTATTTTCGACGGCTTAACCTATCAGAGTTTTTACGAAAAATACATGGTTCATACCCGTCGTCCAAACGGTGATAACTTCTATGCGCTCCCCGACGGTGTTCATTACGTTACCGCTCGCCAGCGCGGTGTCAAAGTTTGTAGATTGTTTTGGATTGCCCCTAATCGAGGCGAGCAGTATTACCTTAGGATTCTCCTCATGACCACTCCATGCCGTGGCTTCGCCGATCTTTTGTCCCGTGGAGTAGGACAGTGTCGCACGTTTCAGGACGTTGCACGAAGTTTAGGCTTGATAGAGGATGAGGAAGAATACGCTGATGCACTACGAGAGGCATCGACGTTCATGGTAGCCCATGCACTGCGGTCATTCTTCGTTCTACTTTGTAACATAGGGGCTCCCGCGGCAATACTTTGGGAAACATTTAAGAATTCGCTCAGCGAGGATTATTTAGAGCGACATCCCGAAAATCCAGATGCTGCGTATTCGTTTTCTCTTCTCGCTATCGATAGGGGTCTCAGGCGACAGGGGTCTTGCCTTAAGGACCACGGGCTTCCGTTCGTAGAGGACTTCACGACGGAGTTGAGTAGAGAGCAGGTTCAGTACAGCAGAGATAAGCAAAAGTCAATTGTCGATGAGTGGGAGCCAAAGCTTTCCGAGGaccagaaaatattcttttttcatatcAAAGCCCTTTTTCAGGATGACGACAGAAGGGATAGAATCTTATTCCTCGACGGGCCAGGTGGCTACGGAAAAACTACACTCATCCGTGTAATTCTAGGGTACGCCCGCGGTCATGGACATGTTGCCCTTGCAGTTGCTAGCTCAGGGATCGCAGCGTCCAACATGCAAGGAGGTACGACGGCTCATAGCATGTTCCGCCTTCCATTCGATTTAGGAGACGGAACGGGATACTGGAACGTTAGCAACGGTTCCCAGCGTGCCGACCTCATTCGAAATGCCAAGATCATCATCTTCGATGAGGCACCGATGGCGCATCATTATATCTTCGAAATTTTGGATAGGTCACTGAAGGATCTCATGAATAATAATTTACCCTTCGGtgggaaaatatttgtttgttccGGCGATTTCAGGCAAATACCGCCCGTCGTTAAGAAAGCGCGCACCCCTGCCGATGTTTCGTGTGTTTCTCTGCGCTCTTCACCGATGTGGAGCTCCTTCAAAATTTTTTCGCTTACTACGCCGCAGCGAACGGGCGAATTTAAGGATTATTCGGACTTCCTCCTCCAAGTTGGCAACGGCGCAATCGACTCTATTTCTTTCGGCGAGGGACGGCTACAGGAGGTGCTCATACCGCTTCGAGGACTGAGAGTCGTGACATCTCTGCGGCAGCTTATTGAGGACACATTTCCACCATGCGTACTGAGCCAACCCGAGCTTTGCGCAAAACGAGCTATCCTCTCTACGATAAATTCAAATGTAAAGGAAATCAACGATTTAGTGCTGAAGTCCTCCGACGGATGCATCCATGAGCTTAGAAGCGCTGACAGTGTGTGTAAGGAAAACGACGAAGACGGACTCCACGTGGATATTCAACTTTTGCATCAGGCTACTGGAAATGGGATCCCAGATCACGTTCTGCGCCTCAAGATCGGTTCTGTGTGCCTGATTATGAGGAACTTAAATATTGGAGAGGGACTTGTGAATGGGACAAAAGTCATCGTAACCGCCATCAGCAATCGCCTGATTACAGTGAAAATTCCCGGGAAGACACACCCCATTGGCATACCCCGGATCACATTCCGTTTCCCATTCGCCGAAGGTTCACCGCTAATGATTCTAAGACGCCAGTTTCCTTTGGCCTTGGCATACTCAATGACGGTCCATAAGAGCCAGGGCCAGACGATAGACTACGTTGGCGTAGATCTCAGGACCGATTGTTTTACACACGGTCAGCTCTACGTCTTACTGAGCCGTGTAAGAAGACCGCAAGATATAGTCGTCCTTGTTCCCCAAAATAAAGTAATTGATGGGATGGCATATGCCAAGAATATCGTGTTCGAAGAGCTTCTCCTCTGA